The Pseudomonas putida nucleotide sequence CGGGCCCACGCCGTTGCCGGCGATGATTTCCTTGACCATGGAACGGGCAACCACGTCGCGGCCGGCCAGGTCTTTCGCGTTCGGCGCGTAACGCTCCATGAAGCGCTCGCCGTGGGCGTTGATCAGGTAGCCACCCTCACCGCGGCAACCTTCGGTGACCAGTACACCGGCGCCGGCGATGCCGGTCGGGTGGAACTGCCACATCTCGATGTCCTGCACCGGTACGCCTGCACGCAGGGCCATGCCGATACCGTCACCGGTGTTGATCAGGGCGTTGGTGGTGGAAGCGTAGATACGGCCCGCACCGCCAGTGGCCAGAACGGTGGCCTTGGACTTGATGTACATGGTTTCGCCGGTTTCGATGCAGATCGCGATCACACCGACGAAGGCGCCTTCCTGGTTCTTCACCAGGTCAACGGCGTAGTACTCGTTGAGAAAGGTGGTACCGGCTTTCAGGTTGCCCTGGTACAGGGTGTGCAGCAGCGCGTGACCGGTACGGTCGGAAGCGGCACAGGTACGGGCGGCCTGGCCACCTTTACCGAAGTCCTTGGACTGGCCACCGAACGGGCGCTGGTAGATACGGCCGGTTTCGGTACGCGAGAACGGCAGACCCATGTGGTCCAGTTCGAAGACCGCAGCCGGGCCTTCCTGACACATGTATTCGATAGCGTCCTGGTCACCGATGTAGTCGGAACCCTTGACGGTATCGTACATGTGCCAGCGCCAGTCGTCGTTCGGGTCGGCCGAAGCGATGGCGCAGGTGATGCCGCCCTGGGCGGATACAGTGTGCGAGCGGGTCGGGAAGACCTTGGTGACTACGGCAGTCTTGTGACCGCCCTGGGCCAGCTGCAGCGCTGCGCGCATGCCGGCGCCGCCGCCACCGATGATGATGGCGTCGAAGGAAATGGTTGGAATGCTAGCCATGGATCAGATACCCCAGAGAATCTGCACACCCCAGACGAAGTAAGCGAACATCGCAACGCCGCATACCGCCTGGAACAGGAAACGAATCGCAGTCGCCGACTTGCCGAACGACATTGGCGTCAGGTAGTCGGTGGCGATGGTCCACATGCCGACCCAGGCGTGAGCGCCCAGGGCAACGAGGGCCAGCAGACTGAAGATCCGCATCGCGTTGTTGGAGAACAGACCATGCCACTGGGTGTAGTCGATGCCTGGGTGGCAGACCACGTAGCCGATCAGGAAGATGAAGTAAGCCGCGAGAACGACCGCCGATACGCGCTGCGCCATCCAGTCATAGAGGCCCGAACGCGACAGGTTCGTGACATTGGTTACCATACCCAAACTCCCACCAGAACGATCAGCACCACGGAGATGACGATCACGATTTTCGAGCCCAGCTTGCCGCCTTCCAGCGTCTCACCGATGCCCATGTCCATGATCAGGTGGCGTACACCTGCCACGAGGTGATAAAGCAGGGCGGACAGCAGGCCCCAGGTCACGAACTTGGCCAGCGGGCTGGTCAGACACGCCTTCACCTCACCGAAGCCTTCCTCGGAACCCAGCGACTTGCCCAGTGCATAAAGCATGATGGCAAGGCCGAGGAACAGGATGACGCCGGAGATACGGTGCAGAATGGACGTGTACGCAGTGACAGGAAGCTTGATGGTCCTTAGGTCTAGGTTTACAGGTCGTTGGCTTTTCACGGCTTTTTTCACACTGAAGAGCCCCTAGCGAATCAGGGCAAAGTTGTTGGTAAGTGTACTGGTCAGGTACCCACCACCCAGGGAACGGCGACCCCCAGCAGTTCGGGCTTGCAAGCCCCTGGGAGTCGGGTGCCGAGTATAGACAGTTAGGCTGCTTATGACAACGTGACGGGGTAGCCCAAATAGCGGATTGCCTTTAGCGAGCAAAAGGCGTAAATGGGCGAGAAATTCTAGAAAAATCAGGCCTCAGAGGCGCTTTCAAGCAGCCTTTAGGCAAATTGACATTCGAATTTACTTCTCTATAGTGGTGCGGGCCCTGCGTGGGGGGCTGTCTGATGATTTCAAGCATTAATAGGAGGCCACATGGCTGACAAAAAAGCGCAGTTGGTCATCGAGGGCGCTGCCCCCGTCGAGCTGCCCATTTTAACCGGCACCGTTGGTCCTGATGTAATCGACGTCCGCGGGTTGGGGGCCACTGGTCACTTCACCTTCGACCCTGGTTTCATGGCGACCGCCTCGTGCGAGTCGAAGATCACCTACATCGACGGCGACAAGGGCGTGCTGCTGCACCGCGGCTACCCGATCGAACAACTCGCCGAGAAATCGGACTACCTGGAAACCTGCTACCTGCTGCTCAACGGCGAACTGCCGAATGCCGAGCAGAAGGCCCAGTTCGTCAGCACCGTCAAGAACCACACCATGGTTCACGAGCAGCTGAAGTCCTTCTTCAACGGTTTCCGCCGCGACGCTCACCCGATGGCGGTGATGTGCGGCGTGGTCGGCGCCCTGTCGGCGTTCTACCACGACTCCCTGGACATCAATAACCCGCAACACCGCGAAATCTCCGCGGTGCGCCTGGTCGCCAAGATGCCGACCCTGGCCGCGATGGTTTACAAGTACTCCATGGGCCAGCCGATGATGTACCCGCGCAACGACCTGTCGTACGCGGAAAACTTCCTGCACATGATGTTCAACACCCCGTGCGAGATCAAACCGATCAGCCCGGTGCTGGCCAAGGCAATGGACCGGATCTTCATCCTCCACGCCGACCACGAGCAGAACGCTTCCACCTCCACCGTGCGCCTGGCGGGCTCCTCGGGTGCCAACCCGTTCGCCTGTATCGCTGCCGGTATCGCCGCACTGTGGGGCCCGGCCCACGGCGGTGCGAACGAAGCAGTCCTGACCATGCTCGATGAAATTGGCGATGTCTCGAACATCGACAAGTACATCGCCAAGGCCAAGGACAAGAACGATCCGTTCAAACTCATGGGCTTCGGTCACCGCGTTTACAAGAACCGCGACCCGCGCGCCACCGTGATGAAGAAGACCTGCGACGAAGTCCTGGGCGAGCTGGGCATCAAGAACGATCCACAGCTGGAATTGGCCATGCGCCTGGAAGAGATCGCCCTGACCGATCCGTACTTCATCGAGCGCTCGCTGTACCCGAACGTCGACTTCTACTCGGGCATCATCCTGAAGGCGATCGGCATTCCGACCAGCATGTTCACCGTGATCTTCGCCCTGGCACGTACTGTCGGCTGGATCTCGCACTGGAAAGAAATGCTCTCCAGCCCGTACAAGATCGGCCGCCCTCGCCAGCTGTACACCGGCGAACTGCAGCGCGACATCGTCGAGCTGAAGGACCGCAAGTAAGCCTTACCCGCCGAACGCAAAAAGGCTGCCCTCGGGCAGCCTTTTTTATTGCCGAGCAGAACTCAGTTCTTCTCGGCCAGTTCACGCAACCCTTTGAGGGTATTGAACGGCGAATCGACCACGAACTTGTTGGCGATCATCGATGGCACACTACCGCCCGGTTCGGTGTGCACCTGGTAAGTCACTTCAGTGCTGTCGCCCTTGGGCACCAGCTTCCAGAAGCCCTGCACCTTCGCCACCCGGACAAAGCCTTTTTCTTCCGGGATGTAGGTCGGCTCTTCGACCAGATTGCGGGTCAGGCTACCGTCAGCCCCCTTGATGGTAGTGACATGCAACACGGAATCACGCGGCGTCACCGGCCACGGCGTATTGAACTGGGTGTAGGTCCAGCTCTGGTCGCCTTCGTGCTTGAGCAACTTCTGCGACTTGCACTCGTGAATCCACTTGCAAGCCCCGGCCACGT carries:
- the sdhA gene encoding succinate dehydrogenase flavoprotein subunit, which produces MASIPTISFDAIIIGGGGAGMRAALQLAQGGHKTAVVTKVFPTRSHTVSAQGGITCAIASADPNDDWRWHMYDTVKGSDYIGDQDAIEYMCQEGPAAVFELDHMGLPFSRTETGRIYQRPFGGQSKDFGKGGQAARTCAASDRTGHALLHTLYQGNLKAGTTFLNEYYAVDLVKNQEGAFVGVIAICIETGETMYIKSKATVLATGGAGRIYASTTNALINTGDGIGMALRAGVPVQDIEMWQFHPTGIAGAGVLVTEGCRGEGGYLINAHGERFMERYAPNAKDLAGRDVVARSMVKEIIAGNGVGPNKDHVLLKLDHLGEEVLHSRLPGICELSKTFAHVDPVVAPVPVVPTCHYMMGGVATNIHGQAITMDEEGKDHIIPGLFAVGEVACVSVHGANRLGGNSLLDLVVFGRAAGLHLEKALSDGIEHLDASDTDIDVALSRLSKLNERTSGEDVASLKRELQSCMQNYFGVFRTGEYMQKGIEQLAGLRERIANVKINDKSQAFNTARIEALELQNLLEVAEATAIAAEARKESRGAHAREDFEDRDDENWLCHTLYYPGEKRVAKRGVNFAPKTVPAFEPKVRTY
- the sdhD gene encoding succinate dehydrogenase, hydrophobic membrane anchor protein codes for the protein MVTNVTNLSRSGLYDWMAQRVSAVVLAAYFIFLIGYVVCHPGIDYTQWHGLFSNNAMRIFSLLALVALGAHAWVGMWTIATDYLTPMSFGKSATAIRFLFQAVCGVAMFAYFVWGVQILWGI
- the sdhC gene encoding succinate dehydrogenase, cytochrome b556 subunit, whose translation is MKKAVKSQRPVNLDLRTIKLPVTAYTSILHRISGVILFLGLAIMLYALGKSLGSEEGFGEVKACLTSPLAKFVTWGLLSALLYHLVAGVRHLIMDMGIGETLEGGKLGSKIVIVISVVLIVLVGVWVW
- the gltA gene encoding citrate synthase; its protein translation is MADKKAQLVIEGAAPVELPILTGTVGPDVIDVRGLGATGHFTFDPGFMATASCESKITYIDGDKGVLLHRGYPIEQLAEKSDYLETCYLLLNGELPNAEQKAQFVSTVKNHTMVHEQLKSFFNGFRRDAHPMAVMCGVVGALSAFYHDSLDINNPQHREISAVRLVAKMPTLAAMVYKYSMGQPMMYPRNDLSYAENFLHMMFNTPCEIKPISPVLAKAMDRIFILHADHEQNASTSTVRLAGSSGANPFACIAAGIAALWGPAHGGANEAVLTMLDEIGDVSNIDKYIAKAKDKNDPFKLMGFGHRVYKNRDPRATVMKKTCDEVLGELGIKNDPQLELAMRLEEIALTDPYFIERSLYPNVDFYSGIILKAIGIPTSMFTVIFALARTVGWISHWKEMLSSPYKIGRPRQLYTGELQRDIVELKDRK
- a CDS encoding START domain-containing protein, which translates into the protein MRSFKRIALLCGMGVLLAPAAWAENWQVAKDEEGIKVSLSEVPGSKYKAYQGVTLIKAPLAKVQALQEDVAGACKWIHECKSQKLLKHEGDQSWTYTQFNTPWPVTPRDSVLHVTTIKGADGSLTRNLVEEPTYIPEEKGFVRVAKVQGFWKLVPKGDSTEVTYQVHTEPGGSVPSMIANKFVVDSPFNTLKGLRELAEKN